The Panicum hallii strain FIL2 chromosome 9, PHallii_v3.1, whole genome shotgun sequence genome has a window encoding:
- the LOC112873992 gene encoding heterogeneous nuclear ribonucleoprotein 1-like, producing the protein MESDQGKLFIGGISWETTEEKLSEHFSSYGEVTQAAVMRDKLTGRPRGFGFVVFADPAVVDRALQDPHTLDGRTVDVKRALSREEQQATKAANPSGGRNSGGGGGGGGDAGGARTKKIFVGGLPSTLTEEGFRQYFQTYGVVTDVVVMYDQNTQRPRGFGFITFDSEDAVDRVLHKTFHDLGGKMVEVKRALPREANPGGGGGRSGGGGGYQSNNGHSANSGGYDGRSDGRYGQAQQGSGGYPGYGAGGYGTGAAGYGYGANPGAGYGNYGAGAYGGVPAAYGGPYGNPSAAGSGYQGGPPGANRGPWGSQAPSAYGAGGYGGSAGYSAWNNSSGGGNAPTSQAPGGAAGYGSQGYGYGGYGGDASYASHGGYGAYGARSDGAGNPASGGISGYGAGYGSGSGNSGYPGAWNDPSQGSGFGGSVNGGSEGQSNYGSGYGSVQPRVAQ; encoded by the exons ATGGAGTCGGACCAGGGCAAGCTCTTCATCGGCGGCATCTCCTGGGAGACGACGGAGGAGAAGCTGAGCGAGCACTTCTCATCCTACGGCGAGGTCACCCAGGCCGCCGTCATGCGCGACAAGCTCACCGGCCGCCCCCGCGGCTTCGGCTTCGTCGTCTTCGCCGACCCCGCCGTCGTCGACCGCGCACTGCAGGACCCCCACACCCTCGACGGCCGCACG GTTGATGTGAAGCGGGCGCTCTCGCGGGAGGAGCAGCAGGCCACCAAGGCTGCGAACCCTAGCGGCGGGCGGAACtctggtggaggaggtggtggcggcggcgatgccGGTGGTGCGCGGACAAAGAAGATCTTTGTGGGCGGGCTGCCCTCCACTCTGACGGAGGAGGGGTTCCGGCAGTACTTCCAGACCTATGGCGTCGTCACTGACGTCGTCGTGATGTACGACCAGAACACACAACGCCCCAGGGGGTTCGGCTTCATCACCTTTGACTCTGAGGATGCTGTTGACCGCGTGCTGCACAAGACGTTCCATGACCTGGGTGGGAAGATGGTGGAGGTGAAGCGTGCACTGCCTCGTGAGGCGAACcctggcggtggtggcgggcgttctggaggaggcggtggctatCAGAGCAACAATGGCCATAGTGCAAACTCTGGCGGCTATGATGGTAGAAGTGATGGCAGGTATGGGCAAGCACAGCAGGGTAGTGGTGGCTATCCTGGCTACGGTGCGGGGGGTTATGGCACTGGTGCAGCTGGATATGGATATGGTGCTAACCCTGGAGCTGGATATGGAAATTATGGGGCTGGAGCATATGGAGGTGTTCCTGCTGCTTATGGTGGACCTTACGGCAACCCGAGTGCGGCTGGCTCTGGTTACCAAGGTGGTCCTCCAGGTGCAAATAGAGGACCCTGGGGCAGTCAAGCTCCATCTGCTTATGGTGCTGGAGGCTATGGTGGCAGTGCTGGCTATAGCGCTTGGAACAACTCTTCTGGTGGTGGCAATGCTCCCACAAGCCAGGCCCCTGGTGGAGCTGCAGGCTATGGCAGCCAGGGCTATGGGTATGGAGGATATGGAGGGGATGCGTCATATGCTAGTCATGGAGGATACGGCGCTTATGGAGCGCGTAGTGATGGTGCTGGCAATCCTGCTAGTGGTGGAATATCTGGATATGGTGCAGGGTATGGGAGTGGGAGTGGCAACTCTGGTTATCCAGGTGCTTGGAATGATCCTTCACAAGGCAGTGGATTTGGTGGTTCAGTCAATGGAGGTTCTGAAGGGCAATCAAATTATGGCAGTGGCTACGGCAGTGTGCAACCCAGGGTTGCTCAGTAA